A stretch of the Perca flavescens isolate YP-PL-M2 chromosome 3, PFLA_1.0, whole genome shotgun sequence genome encodes the following:
- the nova2 gene encoding RNA-binding protein Nova-2 isoform X2: MPQSTQKTEPVSILQPQTTVNPDRVKQAKLIVPNSTAGLIIGKGGATVKAVMEQSGAWVQLSQKPEGINLQERVVTISGEPEQNRKAVEIIVQKIQEDPQSSSCLNISYSNITGPVANSNPTGSPYANSTEVMPSAAAAAAATASSLLGQASLAGVGAFPTTMSSLSGNDLLAITSALNTLASYGYNTNSLGLGLNPAAASGVLAAVAANANPAAAAAANLLASYASDASTSAGHPAAGLGGFSLGSLAAATGATNGYLSAASPLVASSLLATEKLAEGAKEVVEIAVPENLVGAILGKGGKTLVEYQELTGARIQISKKGEFIPGTRNRKVTITGSQAATQAAQYLISQRITYEQGVRATNPQKVG, encoded by the coding sequence GCCAAGCTGATTGTCCCCAACAGCACGGCGGGGCTGATCATCGGTAAAGGTGGAGCCACAGTTAAGGCGGTGATGGAGCAGTCCGGGGCGTGGGTCCAGCTATCCCAAAAGCCCGAGGGCATCAACCTGCAGGAACGCGTTGTCACCATCAGCGGGGAGCCAGAGCAGAACCGCAAGGCCGTGGAGATCATTGTCCAGAAGATCCAGGAGGATCCGCAGAGCTCTTCCTGCCTCAACATCTCCTACTCCAACATCACAGGACCCGTCGCCAACTCCAACCCCACTGGCTCCCCGTACGCCAACTCCACCGAGGTAATGCCGTCCGCGGCAGCCGCTGCAGCAGCCACGGCTTCCTCTCTGCTCGGCCAGGCCAGCCTGGCTGGAGTCGGGGCCTTCCCAACCACCATGTCCAGCCTCTCAGGCAACGACCTGCTGGCCATTACCTCCGCCCTCAACACCCTGGCCAGCTACGGCTACAACACCAACTCCCTGGGCCTGGGGCTGAATCCCGCCGCAGCCTCAGGGGTGTTAGCAGCTGTGGCAGCTAACGCTAACCCGGCAGCAGCCGCAGCAGCTAATTTGTTAGCATCCTACGCCAGCGATGCATCCACCAGCGCAGGTCACCCAGCGGCAGGTCTCGGAGGCTTCTCCCTGGGATCCCTGGCTGCCGCTACAGGGGCCACCAATGGCTACTTAAGCGCCGCATCGCCCCTGGTGGCGTCATCTCTACTGGCCACGGAGAAGCTAGCAGAAGGAGCAAAGGAAGTGGTCGAGATCGCCGTGCCAGAAAACCTGGTGGGAGCCATCTTAGGGAAAGGAGGGAAGACGCTAGTGGAGTACCAGGAGCTGACCGGCGCCAGGATCCAGATCTCCAAGAAAGGCGAGTTCATCCCTGGAACTCGGAACAGGAAGGTGACCATCACAGGTTCCCAGGCCGCCACACAGGCTGCACAGTACCTGATCAGCCAGCGAATCACCTACGAGCAGGGGGTACGTGCCACCAACCCACAGAAGGTGGGCTAA